AATTTACTCTAGAGTAAAAACATAACCTAATCCCAGTAATCAATTACACGAAAACACAgtaatataatatctttttttaaattactttctaCGTTGTACATCTTTATACCTTATTTATCAGACCCAAAGGAGCGGAGGATTCAATCGGAACAGGTCCAGGTTTCACACCCATCAGATCATTGCGACCAAATCTATCCACAGGACCAGCGCCACTTCCTCAACAAATTAAACCAGTGAACGAGGAGCCGGATGAAACGCGCAGCCGCGAACCACCTCGAAATCACAATAATCAAGATGACGATACCGATCTAAGTGACGACCCTCCAGACAGCCAAGAAGGAAGCGAAGAAAGCGAAGAAAACGTGCCACGAGCAGTTTCAAATCTTGGTACAGTAGGTTCGATATCAAGAACTTCCGCCAACATTGGCCCGACTGCACAACCAGTGCAATATCGTCCTGTTTCGGGATCAGGAAGTCCAACTGCCAGAGGGAGTGGAATACCAACCGCACCAGCATTAGCACCAGTTCAATACCGACCGACAGCAAAACCGAACAAACCAAGGAAACCGATAGAAGAACCATTTAAGCAACAGGTTAAACCACCTGCAAAATCAATAAAACCATCTCAATCTTACGATACTCGCGGAAAGAAGCCCGTTGCACAGGTTAGTTTCAAACAGGCTTATGGTAGCACTGTTTGAGCTTCAACGTTTACGATTAGAGTATTTCCCTCATTCTATTAGAATTTATCTGACAAgaaggaataatttttatttataaaaatattagttaaaatattgcagtattatatttattgtcgCATAATAATCATGTCAATAGTTAATTAATGAAAGGATTTCCCTTAACGAGATTATTTATGTAACCAGTTAATTGTAATAGTTATGATATATAAGTATCAAGTTTTAGAGTCGAAATACAATGTTGTAGGAAGGTgccaaataaaatataaaaatacaatttcgtgACGCAAGGTATTTAAACTTCTAACATTTTCGTAATTGAAGTAACACACTTTTTCAAAAGTGGAACATGATGCTTGTAGTAGTTATTGTCAAAAGAGAGTGAAACTGATCTAAAATGAGACTGTTAAATGAGGggaaaaatatatcaattaCTTTAATTAGATTATTCCTAATATACGGTATTTATTAAAGACATTTCGATGTTTCGCAATAGATTATTAGGCGATATCGCAACGATAATCCGGACGGTTCAATCACCTGGGGCTTCGAGAACGACGACGGATCttacaaagaagaaataatcggCGTCGATTGTATCACTAGAGGTAAATACGGCTATATCGATCCAGACGGTATTCGTCGAGAATACACGTACGAAACTGGTATCAAATGCGACGAGGAacaacgagaagaagaagaagagaacggGTTCGTTGATTATCAAGAGAATAAACTAGTACTTCCCGATGGTAAAACCATAGATCTATCGAGTATGGGTAAAAAGCAAACTCGTAGACCTCGTTACcattagtaatatattttatgtaatttctttcttatttg
This genomic window from Bombus terrestris chromosome 9, iyBomTerr1.2, whole genome shotgun sequence contains:
- the LOC100642572 gene encoding uncharacterized protein LOC100642572, translating into MRVAVILLACVTALASAQFNQDDNLPKGPPLRSTRFQRLPSARPALSTQAGLANQRIRRPITFRPKGAEDSIGTGPGFTPIRSLRPNLSTGPAPLPQQIKPVNEEPDETRSREPPRNHNNQDDDTDLSDDPPDSQEGSEESEENVPRAVSNLGTVGSISRTSANIGPTAQPVQYRPVSGSGSPTARGSGIPTAPALAPVQYRPTAKPNKPRKPIEEPFKQQVKPPAKSIKPSQSYDTRGKKPVAQIIRRYRNDNPDGSITWGFENDDGSYKEEIIGVDCITRGKYGYIDPDGIRREYTYETGIKCDEEQREEEEENGFVDYQENKLVLPDGKTIDLSSMGKKQTRRPRYH